A portion of the Bubalus kerabau isolate K-KA32 ecotype Philippines breed swamp buffalo chromosome 1, PCC_UOA_SB_1v2, whole genome shotgun sequence genome contains these proteins:
- the SPINK13 gene encoding serine protease inhibitor Kazal-type 13 yields MTAFPCMTIFFLESSTLAHIVFSEFFKPHDYSEWPTPPCKIYYPLDPLYDADCPEVTAYVCGTNGLTYKNECFLCVDQWEFGPHIKFEKYGKCD; encoded by the exons ATGACTGCCTTTCCCTGTATGACCATATTTTTCCTGGAATCCTCTACTTTGGCACATATTGTTTTTTCAG AATTCTTCAAACCACATGATTACTCTGAATGGCCTACg CCCCCGTGTAAAATATATTACCCACTGGATCCTCTTTATGATGCAGACTGTCCTGAAGTGACAGCATATGTTTGTGGGACAAATGGCCTCACTTACAAGAATGAGTGTTTCCTTTGTGTTGATCAGTG ggAATTTGGTCCTCATATTAAATTTGAAAAGTATGGAAAATGTGATTAA